Proteins encoded within one genomic window of Mesobacillus subterraneus:
- a CDS encoding DUF3231 family protein — translation MQNSMAHCIVQHFAKVNEDSEMTEIINDALLNCKFVVDQVQSIFEKNQHAVPIGFTLEDVNFKAGRVYSDLFGLRYIKYMASAGTVAAAAFLEVLARNDVRELFSQTSKIFMKLYNDSCDLLLKKGTFVRSPTIPPMEKAEYLQDESFLSSLIGRHRPLTAVELAHISKNTETNSIGRTFLAGFSQTAQSQEVRKFMERGTEIAAKHETVFREILLQDGVPLPSTWDSAISQSIDPPFSDKLMMFQTNSLSAISVGGYGTAIGASLRKDLGGDYTRLVTEILQYANDGIKIMINNRWMEQPPQNVDREALRNRSK, via the coding sequence ATGCAAAATTCAATGGCTCACTGTATCGTTCAGCATTTTGCAAAGGTAAATGAAGATAGCGAAATGACGGAAATCATAAATGATGCGTTATTGAATTGTAAATTTGTAGTGGATCAGGTCCAATCAATCTTTGAAAAAAATCAACATGCAGTGCCCATTGGCTTCACTCTAGAGGACGTGAATTTTAAGGCGGGCCGAGTGTATTCAGACCTTTTTGGGTTGCGATATATTAAATATATGGCTTCGGCAGGGACAGTAGCTGCAGCAGCATTTCTGGAAGTCTTGGCAAGGAATGATGTAAGAGAATTATTTTCGCAGACTTCTAAGATATTCATGAAACTTTATAATGATTCTTGTGACTTGCTTCTGAAAAAGGGGACATTCGTACGCTCTCCAACTATACCACCAATGGAGAAAGCAGAATATCTTCAGGATGAATCATTCTTGTCTAGTTTAATTGGAAGACATCGGCCGCTAACAGCTGTGGAGCTGGCTCATATATCTAAAAATACAGAGACAAATTCCATTGGCAGAACATTTTTAGCTGGTTTTTCGCAAACAGCCCAATCACAAGAGGTAAGGAAGTTTATGGAAAGAGGGACTGAAATAGCTGCTAAGCATGAGACTGTATTTAGAGAAATTTTATTGCAAGATGGAGTTCCGCTTCCAAGTACCTGGGATTCTGCGATATCACAATCCATTGATCCGCCTTTTTCAGATAAGTTGATGATGTTTCAAACCAATAGTCTGAGTGCTATCAGTGTTGGTGGTTACGGAACAGCAATTGGAGCGAGCCTAAGAAAAGATTTAGGCGGAGATTACACGAGACTTGTGACTGAAATCCTTCAATATGCAAATGACGGGATTAAAATAATGATTAATAATAGATGGATGGAACAGCCTCCTCAAAATGTTGACAGGGAAGCATTAAGAAACAGAAGTAAATAG
- the asnB gene encoding asparagine synthase (glutamine-hydrolyzing) translates to MCGFIGCVHENAQEFSSDDKQLFKNMNDIITHRGPDDDGYFYDEHIQFGFRRLSIIDLEAGHQPLTYENERYWIIFNGEIYNYLELREELIEEGLTFETHSDTEVIIALYSYYKEQAVDKLRGMFAFVIWDKQEQILYGARDHFGIKPFFYFEDENRTFFGSEKKSILLALENDVLDYKALQHYLTYQFVPEPNTMSEGIYKLEPGHYFTKKIGSPMEIKRYWKASFSPIHKTEDEFTKEIRDVLFESVKIHMRSDVPVGSFLSGGIDSSIIASIAKQYHPSIKTFSVGFEQNGFSEIDVAKETADRLGVENISYVISPQEYMDELPKIMWHMDDPLADPAAIPLYFVAREARKHVTVVLSGEGADELFGGYNIYREPQDLEMFNKIPQVGKSMLKGISKMMPEGMRGKSFIERGVTPMEERYIGNAKMFTEKEKSELLHVYNGQYDYRDITKPLYRESRGYDPVDTMQYIDIHTWMRGDILLKADKMTMAHSLELRVPFLDKIVFETASKIPTSLKTANNTTKYILRKAAEGVVPEHVLTRKKLGFPVPIRHWLKNEMNEWAKNIIKESNTEHLINKSYLLKLLDDHCQNKADNSRKIWTVLMFMMWHDVYVEKKYSFQKEYEAQKVLQS, encoded by the coding sequence ATGTGTGGCTTTATCGGTTGTGTACATGAAAATGCACAGGAATTCAGCAGCGATGATAAGCAGCTGTTTAAAAATATGAATGATATCATCACCCACCGCGGGCCTGATGATGATGGGTATTTTTATGATGAGCATATCCAGTTCGGCTTCCGCCGTTTGAGCATCATCGACCTTGAGGCTGGCCATCAGCCATTGACGTATGAGAATGAGCGCTACTGGATCATTTTCAATGGAGAAATCTACAACTATCTTGAGCTTCGTGAAGAGTTGATTGAAGAAGGGCTTACCTTCGAAACTCATTCGGACACTGAAGTCATCATTGCCCTATACAGCTATTATAAAGAGCAGGCTGTTGACAAGCTGCGCGGGATGTTTGCGTTTGTCATCTGGGATAAACAGGAGCAGATTCTTTACGGCGCGCGTGACCATTTCGGCATCAAGCCATTTTTCTACTTTGAAGATGAGAATCGTACATTCTTCGGGTCTGAAAAAAAGAGTATTTTGCTAGCGCTTGAGAATGATGTTCTTGATTACAAGGCACTGCAGCATTATTTGACTTATCAGTTCGTGCCAGAACCAAATACGATGTCTGAAGGCATTTATAAGCTTGAGCCAGGGCATTATTTTACAAAGAAAATCGGATCGCCGATGGAAATCAAGCGCTATTGGAAAGCGAGCTTCTCACCGATCCACAAGACTGAGGATGAATTCACGAAGGAGATCAGGGATGTCCTGTTTGAATCAGTGAAAATCCACATGCGCAGTGATGTGCCAGTTGGTTCTTTCCTTTCTGGCGGAATTGATTCCTCCATCATTGCATCGATTGCGAAGCAGTATCATCCTTCAATCAAGACATTCTCTGTTGGATTTGAACAGAATGGCTTCAGCGAGATTGATGTCGCTAAGGAAACGGCTGATAGACTCGGAGTTGAAAACATCAGCTATGTGATCAGTCCGCAGGAATATATGGATGAACTTCCGAAAATCATGTGGCATATGGATGACCCGCTTGCTGACCCGGCTGCTATACCTTTGTACTTTGTTGCCCGTGAAGCAAGGAAGCATGTAACGGTTGTCCTATCCGGAGAAGGCGCGGATGAATTGTTCGGCGGATACAATATCTACCGTGAACCGCAGGACCTTGAAATGTTCAACAAGATTCCCCAGGTAGGGAAGTCGATGCTGAAGGGCATTTCGAAAATGATGCCAGAGGGTATGAGGGGCAAGAGCTTCATCGAACGCGGCGTGACGCCAATGGAAGAGCGTTACATTGGAAATGCGAAGATGTTCACTGAAAAAGAGAAGAGCGAACTGCTCCACGTTTATAATGGACAGTATGATTACAGGGATATCACAAAGCCACTTTATCGCGAGAGCAGAGGCTACGACCCGGTTGATACAATGCAATATATTGATATCCACACTTGGATGCGCGGGGATATTTTATTGAAGGCTGATAAAATGACGATGGCTCATTCTTTGGAACTTCGTGTTCCATTCCTGGATAAGATTGTTTTCGAAACAGCTTCAAAGATCCCTACAAGCTTGAAAACAGCTAACAACACAACCAAGTACATTTTGCGTAAAGCGGCTGAAGGTGTTGTACCTGAACACGTCCTTACTCGCAAAAAGCTTGGCTTCCCAGTACCGATTCGCCACTGGCTGAAGAATGAAATGAACGAGTGGGCAAAGAACATCATCAAAGAAAGCAACACTGAGCATCTGATCAATAAGTCGTACTTATTGAAGCTATTGGATGACCACTGCCAGAACAAGGCTGACAACAGCCGCAAAATCTGGACAGTGCTGATGTTCATGATGTGGCATGATGTTTATGTCGAAAAAAAATACTCCTTCCAGAAGGAGTATGAAGCTCAGAAAGTATTACAATCATAA
- the metK gene encoding methionine adenosyltransferase encodes MSNKRRLFTSESVTEGHPDKICDQISDAILDAILAKDANARVAAETSVTTGLVLVAGEITTSTYVDIPKIVRETVKEIGYTRAKYGFDSETCAVLTSIDEQSADIAMGVDQALEAREGQMSDEEIEAIGAGDQGLMFGFACNETKELMPLPISLAHKISRRLTEVRKEEILPYLRPDGKTQVTVEYDENDKPVRIDTIVISTQHHPEVSLEQIQRNLKEHVINPVVPAELIDENTKYFINPTGRFVIGGPQGDAGLTGRKIIVDTYGGYARHGGGAFSGKDPTKVDRSAAYAARYVAKNIVAAGLAEKVEVQLAYAIGVARPVSISIDTFGTGKVSEDVLIDVVESNFDLRPAGIINMLDLRKPIYKQTAAYGHFGRSDVDLPWERTDKAEVLRTQAQGK; translated from the coding sequence ATGTCAAACAAACGCCGTTTGTTCACTTCTGAATCAGTAACAGAAGGCCATCCGGATAAAATTTGCGACCAGATTTCTGACGCGATTTTGGACGCGATCCTTGCAAAGGATGCTAACGCACGTGTTGCTGCTGAAACATCAGTTACTACAGGCCTTGTACTAGTTGCAGGGGAAATTACGACATCTACATATGTAGATATTCCGAAAATTGTTCGTGAAACAGTGAAGGAAATTGGCTACACTCGTGCTAAATATGGTTTCGACTCTGAAACTTGCGCCGTTTTAACTTCCATTGACGAGCAATCTGCTGATATCGCTATGGGCGTTGACCAGGCTCTTGAAGCACGTGAAGGCCAAATGTCAGATGAAGAAATCGAAGCAATCGGAGCTGGAGACCAGGGATTGATGTTCGGTTTTGCGTGCAACGAAACAAAAGAGCTTATGCCTCTTCCGATTTCACTGGCACATAAGATTTCTCGCCGCCTGACTGAGGTTCGTAAGGAAGAAATCCTTCCATATCTTCGTCCAGACGGAAAAACTCAAGTAACAGTTGAATACGATGAGAACGACAAGCCTGTCCGCATCGATACAATCGTTATCTCAACTCAGCACCATCCAGAGGTATCGCTTGAGCAAATCCAGCGCAATCTGAAAGAACATGTCATCAATCCTGTTGTACCAGCAGAATTGATCGACGAGAACACAAAATACTTCATCAACCCAACTGGCCGTTTCGTAATCGGCGGACCACAGGGTGATGCAGGTCTTACTGGCCGCAAAATCATCGTTGACACTTACGGCGGATACGCTCGCCACGGCGGGGGCGCATTCTCTGGTAAGGATCCGACAAAAGTTGACCGTTCCGCTGCATACGCTGCACGTTACGTTGCGAAGAACATCGTAGCTGCTGGCCTTGCTGAAAAAGTTGAAGTTCAGCTAGCTTACGCAATCGGCGTTGCTCGTCCAGTATCCATTTCAATCGATACATTCGGAACAGGCAAAGTGAGCGAAGATGTATTGATCGACGTTGTTGAAAGCAACTTCGACCTTCGTCCGGCTGGTATCATCAACATGCTTGACCTGCGCAAGCCAATCTACAAGCAGACAGCTGCTTATGGACACTTCGGCCGTTCTGACGTTGACCTTCCATGGGAGCGTACAGATAAGGCTGAGGTACTTCGCACTCAAGCTCAAGGAAAATAA
- the pckA gene encoding phosphoenolpyruvate carboxykinase (ATP), translating to MNVVGISNELSALLKGNNVKVQLSVPQLVEKVLNRNEGLLTSTGAVRATTGKYTGRSPKDKFIVEEESVKDKIDWGSVNQPISEESFTKLYNKVLNFLKEKEEVFVFKGFAGADKKYQLPIQVINEYAWHNLFAHQLFIRPTEEELVDHESEFTVISAPTFKADPKVDGTNSETFIIVSFEQRVVLIGGTEYAGEMKKSIFSVMNYLLPENGILSMHCSANVGREGDVALFFGLSGTGKTTLSADNNRRLIGDDEHGWSSNGVFNIEGGCYAKCINLSKEKEPQIYDAIRFGSVLENVVVDEETRVADYDDGSLTENTRAAYPIQAIDNIVDPSIAGHPNAIVFLTADAFGVLPPIAKLTKEQAMYHFLSGYTSKLAGTERGITSPQATFSTCFGSPFLPLAATRYAEMLGEKIDEHNAKVFLVNTGWTGGEYGTGSRMKLAYTRAMVQAALEGELNNVETVKDEIFGLSIPAHVPGVPDDVLQPVKTWSDKEAYNAKANELAAKFRKNFKKFSNVPSVIEEKGGPAAK from the coding sequence ATGAATGTTGTAGGAATATCAAATGAACTTTCAGCATTATTAAAAGGAAACAATGTAAAGGTGCAGTTATCTGTTCCCCAGCTTGTTGAAAAAGTCTTGAACCGAAACGAAGGGCTCCTGACTTCAACTGGTGCCGTAAGAGCAACCACTGGTAAGTATACTGGCCGTTCACCTAAAGATAAATTCATTGTCGAGGAAGAATCCGTTAAGGACAAAATTGACTGGGGCTCTGTCAACCAGCCGATTTCCGAGGAATCTTTTACAAAACTATATAATAAGGTATTGAACTTCCTTAAAGAAAAAGAAGAAGTATTTGTATTCAAAGGATTTGCGGGTGCTGATAAGAAATATCAGCTTCCAATCCAGGTTATCAATGAATACGCCTGGCACAACCTTTTCGCTCATCAATTGTTCATCCGACCAACGGAGGAAGAGCTGGTTGATCATGAATCTGAATTCACGGTTATTTCTGCTCCAACTTTCAAAGCAGATCCAAAAGTAGACGGAACGAATTCCGAGACTTTCATCATCGTATCCTTCGAACAGCGCGTCGTGTTAATTGGCGGAACAGAATATGCGGGTGAAATGAAGAAGTCGATTTTCTCCGTGATGAACTATTTGCTGCCTGAAAACGGTATCCTTTCCATGCACTGCTCTGCAAACGTGGGACGCGAAGGCGACGTTGCATTGTTCTTTGGTCTTTCAGGAACAGGAAAGACAACTTTATCAGCTGATAACAACCGACGCCTGATTGGTGATGATGAGCACGGCTGGTCATCCAACGGTGTGTTCAATATCGAAGGCGGATGCTATGCGAAGTGCATCAACTTATCCAAGGAAAAAGAACCGCAAATTTATGATGCGATCCGATTCGGTTCTGTACTTGAAAATGTAGTTGTTGATGAAGAAACCCGTGTTGCGGACTATGATGACGGCAGCCTGACTGAAAATACACGTGCAGCTTATCCAATCCAGGCAATTGATAACATAGTGGATCCAAGCATTGCCGGACATCCAAACGCGATTGTATTCCTAACGGCTGATGCTTTCGGAGTTCTGCCTCCAATCGCAAAGCTTACAAAGGAACAGGCAATGTACCATTTCTTGAGCGGATATACTTCAAAACTGGCAGGCACCGAGCGCGGCATCACTTCACCGCAGGCAACGTTCTCAACATGCTTTGGTTCACCATTCCTTCCCCTTGCAGCAACAAGATATGCAGAAATGCTCGGTGAAAAAATCGACGAGCACAATGCGAAAGTATTCCTTGTGAATACAGGCTGGACAGGCGGAGAGTATGGTACCGGCAGCCGAATGAAGCTTGCATATACTCGCGCAATGGTCCAGGCAGCACTTGAGGGCGAACTGAACAATGTCGAAACCGTTAAAGACGAAATTTTCGGGCTTAGTATCCCGGCACACGTACCAGGTGTACCTGATGACGTCCTTCAGCCAGTCAAGACATGGAGCGACAAAGAAGCCTATAACGCAAAAGCAAACGAACTTGCAGCCAAGTTCCGCAAAAATTTCAAGAAGTTCTCAAACGTACCTTCCGTGATTGAAGAAAAAGGCGGTCCGGCAGCGAAATAA